The DNA segment TTTCAAAGCCGAGCCTCCTGTAATTACTACTGGAAGATCTGGAAGTTTAGGTACAGTTCTATTTACTAATAAGCAAAGTTGGCCATTAAACACAACTTTATATGTAAAAGACCTGAAGGGTAATTCACCTTATTATGTTTATTACACTTTAAAAAATATGGGTTTAGAGAATTTTAATTCTGGCGCAGGAGTACCAACATTAAATAGAAATCATATAAATTGTATTAAAATCCGTATTCCCGATCGCGATATTCAAAAAGAATTTCAAGCTAAATTGACACCAATTTTTAGATCGACAGAATTTTTAAAAGCTTCATCTGTCAATTTGAATGAGACAAAGAATTTGTTGCTTGGACGATTAATTTCAGGAAAATTATCAGTAGAAGATCTCGACATTCAATTTCCACCCAGTATGCTGTAATTCTGCCAGCCAATCGCCTATGGTGGTTCGCCATTGTCCAAAGGAAATGTAGAACTGCTCCAGCAGTCATTGCTACCATAGAGAAAAAGCTTAAACGCTAAACATAGAGAGTAATGGAAGTTCTAAAACTAACAACAGAGATCGATCGCACAGGACAATTAAAGCTCGATCTGCCCACTAATTTAGAGGCGGGAAAGGTAGATTTAGTAGTAATCGTCAATCCAGTTACGGATGAGAGTAAAGGACAAAATTCTTATGACTTTTCCGATCTAGAAGGAACACTTAGTTGGCAAGGCGATGCTGTAGCCACCCAAAGACAATTAAGAGATGAGTGGTAATCGTTATCTGCTAGATACCAATGCTATTGTCGCTTTACTGCAAAAAGATCCCAGCTTAATTAAATTACTGCAAAATGCAGAATGGATCGGAATTTCTGTAATTAGTCAGCTAGAATTCCTCGTCTTTACTGGCTTGACGGAAGCAGATAAACAGCTTTTTCAGCAGTTTGTACGACGGGTGGAAGTAATCGATCTCTCAAGTCAGAATAGCTTTCTTATAGAGCAAATTATTTTTATTCGCCAACAGTATCGTTTGAAGCTACCAGATGCGATTATCGCTGCTGTGGCAATACAGCATTCGGCAAAATTGGTGACTCGCGATGTTCAACTTAACAGAGTTGCCGAATTAACCGTCGTCGATTGGTAAACAAATTTCAGGGATATAAACGAGGTCGTAAAATAGGCTAATCGGGCATAATTGGGAAAAAACTACAATTAACGGTTATGCCTAACTTCATTTCTGAAGATGATATCGAACAAGCACTATTAGAACAGTTAGAAACTAAATTTAAGTTTGAATTATTAAATTGCTACACCGAAAAAGCCGATGATTTAAACGATCGCTCTAACCGTCAATCTAAAAAAGATGTTATTTTCCGAGATAGGTTAACCGCAGCCTGTATTAAATTAAATCCAGACATTCCCAGAACGGAAATAGACAAAGTTGTTGAACGGATTGCCAATCGTAGAACGGCAATGTCGGCGATCACAGCTAACCGAGAATTAGATAAATTAATTCGGGATGGGGTAGATATAGAGTTTGAAGACGAACGAGGAATCAAACAACAGGAAACAATTCGTTTAATAGATTTCGATCGTCCCCAAGTGAATAAATATTTAGCCGTATCTCAGCTTTGGATTCAATCTACAGGACAAGCAGCAAAAGCTGGCTATCGTCGCCCTGATGTAATTCTGTACGTTAATGGTTTACCTCTAGTATTCATCGAATTAAAAAATTCCAACGTCAAACTTAAGACGGCTTTTGATGACAATCTCGCCAATTATAAAAACGATATTCCTCAGTTATTTCACTGTAATGCCTTTTGTATTCTTTCCAATGCGATCGAAACTAAAGTCGGTAGCTTTACCGCAGGTTGGTCTTATTTTTTCAATTGGCTGAGAATTGATAGCGAGAAAGAGAAGGTAAACCGCCAAAAAATAGAAGCCGAGCAAACCAGTTTAGAATATGCTATTGCGGGGGTTTGCCAGCCAGCAAAACTATTAGATTATATCGAAAACTTTATTCTCTATCATCAAGAAAACAATAAAATCATCGCCCAAAATCATCAGTTCATCGGGGTTAATAATGCTTACAAACGCTTCCAAGAGCGAGATAAACACCAGGGTAAATTAGGAGTTTTTTGGCACACTCAAGGTTCTGGTAAAAGCTTTTCGATGATTTTCTATGCCAGGAAGATTTTTCGCAAACTGACAGGAAATTTCACTTTTGTTGTAGTCACAGATAGAGACGATCTTGACGGGCAAATCTATAGAAATTTCCTTAATACGGGAACGGTTAAAGCCAAAGAAGCAGCCCAGCCCAAAAATAGCCAACAGCTACGCCAGTTTCTCGGACAAAACAAACGAATTATTTTTACCCTAATTCAAAAATTTGGCTATGACAAAGGTAAAGAATATCCTCATCTAATACCAGATAGCGATCGCGCGCCATCGTCGGGGAAGCCTCATCGCGAAGTGATTGTAATTGTGGATGAAGCCCACCGCACCCAATACGAAACCCTAGCTGAAAACATGAGGAAGGGTCTAAAAGGTGCTTATTTTATTGCTTTTACGGGAACGCCATTGTTGGGCAAAGACAAAAAAACTAATAAATGGTTTGGAGATTATGTCTCAGAATACAACTTCCAGCAGGCAATGGATGATGGGGCTACCGTACCTTTATTTTATGAAAAGCGCGTCCCCGAAATTCTGATTCAAAATGAAGATCTTAATGAAGAATTTTACGAACTCATTGAAGATGAGAATCTCGACGAAGCACAGCAGGCAAAGTTAGAAAGAAAATATGCTCGTGAGATATCAGTTATTAAAAATGATGACCGCTTAGAAACCATTGCCAAAGATATTGTCTATCATTTCCCTCGTCGCGGATATTTGGGTAAAGGTATTGTCATTGCTGTTGATAAATTCACTGCGGTCAAACTCTACGATAAAGTCCAACATCATTGGAAACAAGAGAGAAAAAGACTTAGGGGGTTAATCAAAAAATCTTCTAATGAAGTAGAACAACAAAGATTTAAGAAGATTCTCGACTATATGAAAAATGTCGATATGGCAGTAGTAATCAGCAATGCCAGAGCGGATATCGACCGATTTCAAGAGCAAGGATTAAATCTCGAACCCCACGCCAAAAGATTAGAAGCTTTAGACGAACACGGACACGATCTCGAATACAATTTCAAAAACCCAAAACATCGTCTACAGCTAGTTTTTGTCTGCGCGATGTGGCTGACGGGTTTCGATGCGCCAACAGTTTCTACTTTGTATTTAGATAAACCCATGAAGGGTCATACTCTAATGCAGACTATCGCCCGCGCCAATCGCGTGTCTGACTATCAAATTGCTGGAGTGACCAAACAAAATGGAGAAATTGTAGATTACTACAACGTCTTCCGTAATATGAAAAAAGCTCTCAAGGATTATGCTCAAGGTGATGATGAATCTACTAATTCTCCAGTACAGCAAAAAACAGAATTATTCGGCTTATTAGATAATGCTTTAAGCGAAGCTACTAAATTTTGTCTCGAACATGATGTAGATTTAGACGCAATTGTATCGGAGGATAAAGTATTTAAGAACATTGGTAAGTTTAACGAATATGCCAACGCGCTTTTAAAAAAAGACGACTGGCGCAAAGCATTTAACGTTTATCACAATACAATTTCGTCTTTATACGAAGCCTGTAAACCCGAAATATTGAGACAACCACTTCGCAAAAAAATCCTCGTTATTCAATATTTAAGAGGTGTCATCGATAGCATTGTCGAACAAATAGGTCTAGCAGAAGCCAGCCAAAAGGTA comes from the Myxosarcina sp. GI1 genome and includes:
- a CDS encoding type II toxin-antitoxin system VapC family toxin translates to MSGNRYLLDTNAIVALLQKDPSLIKLLQNAEWIGISVISQLEFLVFTGLTEADKQLFQQFVRRVEVIDLSSQNSFLIEQIIFIRQQYRLKLPDAIIAAVAIQHSAKLVTRDVQLNRVAELTVVDW
- a CDS encoding type I restriction endonuclease subunit R; this encodes MPNFISEDDIEQALLEQLETKFKFELLNCYTEKADDLNDRSNRQSKKDVIFRDRLTAACIKLNPDIPRTEIDKVVERIANRRTAMSAITANRELDKLIRDGVDIEFEDERGIKQQETIRLIDFDRPQVNKYLAVSQLWIQSTGQAAKAGYRRPDVILYVNGLPLVFIELKNSNVKLKTAFDDNLANYKNDIPQLFHCNAFCILSNAIETKVGSFTAGWSYFFNWLRIDSEKEKVNRQKIEAEQTSLEYAIAGVCQPAKLLDYIENFILYHQENNKIIAQNHQFIGVNNAYKRFQERDKHQGKLGVFWHTQGSGKSFSMIFYARKIFRKLTGNFTFVVVTDRDDLDGQIYRNFLNTGTVKAKEAAQPKNSQQLRQFLGQNKRIIFTLIQKFGYDKGKEYPHLIPDSDRAPSSGKPHREVIVIVDEAHRTQYETLAENMRKGLKGAYFIAFTGTPLLGKDKKTNKWFGDYVSEYNFQQAMDDGATVPLFYEKRVPEILIQNEDLNEEFYELIEDENLDEAQQAKLERKYAREISVIKNDDRLETIAKDIVYHFPRRGYLGKGIVIAVDKFTAVKLYDKVQHHWKQERKRLRGLIKKSSNEVEQQRFKKILDYMKNVDMAVVISNARADIDRFQEQGLNLEPHAKRLEALDEHGHDLEYNFKNPKHRLQLVFVCAMWLTGFDAPTVSTLYLDKPMKGHTLMQTIARANRVSDYQIAGVTKQNGEIVDYYNVFRNMKKALKDYAQGDDESTNSPVQQKTELFGLLDNALSEATKFCLEHDVDLDAIVSEDKVFKNIGKFNEYANALLKKDDWRKAFNVYHNTISSLYEACKPEILRQPLRKKILVIQYLRGVIDSIVEQIGLAEASQKVAELLDESLIVNNAEHKRDRSLEYQIIQTGKTWDLSKIDFDRLRQDFGKATYKNIEIADLKAFIERKLQQMLAQNVQRTNFAQKLQQIVDRYNAGASSTENYFEDLIEFAEAMKAESERHIREGLTEDELELFDLLKKSRLTQAEEQKVKLAAKSLLSRLKEEHPKVLVQDWWKDSQTQKAVENVVEEVLDRTLPNSYDKKLFQDTRDRIYNLVFDFSQQGRKWTA